TTCCGCTACGAGAAGCCGCAGAAGGGCCGCTACCGCCAGTTTCACCAGTTCGACATCGAAGCGCTTGGATACGAGGGCCCCGACATCGATGCCGAGGTGATCGTCATGACCGCCCGGATGTGGCGCGAACTCGGAGTGCGCGATATCGAGTTGCAGCTCAACTCGCTGGGCACGGCGCAGGCGAGGGCGCGCTATCGTGAGCAACTGGCCGTTTATTTCCGTAGCCATTTCGACGAACTGGACGAGGACAGCCGCCGTCGCCTGGAGCGCAATCCGTTGCGGATTCTCGACAGCAAGAACCCGGAGATGCAGGCTGTGGTCGCCGCGGCACCCACGATGGCGGATTTTCTCGACGACGGGTCAGCGGCTCACCTGGAAACGCTGCAGCAGCTGCTTTCGGCCTGCGGCGTTCCGTTCCGGGTGAATTCCAGGCTGGTGCGCGGGCTGGACTATTACAATCGCACCGTGTTCGAGTGGGTGACCGACCGGCTCGGCAGCCAGGGTGCGGTCTGCGCGGGCGGCCGCTACGACGGCCTCATTGAGCAACTGGGAGGGACTGCGACCCCCGCGATCGGGTGTGCGATCGGCATGGAGCGGCTGGTCGAGTTGTACCGCCTGGGTGGTGGCGGCAGTGCCGACCCGCCGCCGGATGTGTACATGGTAACGGTGAGCGATGCGGCACTTGGCCCGGCCATGCGTGTCGCCGAGCAATTGCGCGACGCGCTGCCCGGCCGCACCGTGGAGTTCAACTGCGGGGGCGGCGGCTTGCGTGCGCAGTTGCGCCGCGCTGACGGTAGCGGGGCAGCGGCCGTGGTGATCATCGGTGACGATGAGGTCGCGGGTGGCTGCGCCGGGGTGAAGCCGTTGCGCGGACAGGGCGAGCAACGCAGTGTCGCCTGGGGAGACCTGCCGCGTGCCCTGGCGCCGTA
This genomic interval from Gammaproteobacteria bacterium contains the following:
- the hisS gene encoding histidine--tRNA ligase translates to MTEKIQAIRGMADLLPADAAAWSRVESCLRGVLEKYGYREIRIPLLERTELFSRSIGEVTDIVEKEMYTFDDRNGQSLTLRPEATAGIVRAAIENGMLRGQRHRLWCAGPMFRYEKPQKGRYRQFHQFDIEALGYEGPDIDAEVIVMTARMWRELGVRDIELQLNSLGTAQARARYREQLAVYFRSHFDELDEDSRRRLERNPLRILDSKNPEMQAVVAAAPTMADFLDDGSAAHLETLQQLLSACGVPFRVNSRLVRGLDYYNRTVFEWVTDRLGSQGAVCAGGRYDGLIEQLGGTATPAIGCAIGMERLVELYRLGGGGSADPPPDVYMVTVSDAALGPAMRVAEQLRDALPGRTVEFNCGGGGLRAQLRRADGSGAAAVVIIGDDEVAGGCAGVKPLRGQGEQRSVAWGDLPRALAPYLMPRD